The stretch of DNA CCGACCGTTGCCAGCGCGTCGTCGACGGCCATGCTCGTATCGATCGGCGCGGCGATCACGTCGCCGGCAGTTGCAGTCTCACGCGCGAACAGGGCGAGGAGGACGTCTTTCGGGACGAACGACCCTGTCTCGTCGACGGCCAGCATCCGATCGGCGTCGCCGTCGTGTGCGATCCCCACCGTGGCGTCCGTCGCTTCGACGAGCGCCGAGAGATCGCCGAGCGTCTCTCGCGTCGGCTCGCTTGGCCGGCCCGGAAAGCGCCCATCTCGCTGTCCGTTCAACGTCACGACGTCACAGCCCAGGTCCGAGAGCACACATGCGGTGATCGCGCCGGTCCCGTTCCCGATGTCGACGGCGACGCTCGGCGGCTTGTCGATCGAGACGGCCTCGACCAGCGCCGCCGCGTGGCGATCCGTCGCGTCTTCGAGCGTCTCGAGCGAGCCGTGTCCGTCCCACGGGCGGAGGTCATACTCGTCGCCCTCGACGCGGGCGGCGATCGCATCGAGCTGCTCGGGATCGAAGGCCTTGCCCGAGGCCGACCAGAGTTTGAGCCCGTTGTCTGGCGCGGGGTTGTGCGAGGCCGTCACAACGATGCCTGCATCCGCGTTCGTTCGCGGGACCGCTCTGGCGATCGTCGGCGTCGGTGCGACGCCCGCCTCGAGCACGTCCGCGCCACACTCACGCAGTCCGGCGGTTACTGCATCGGTCAGGACCGCGCCGCTCTCTCGAGCGTCTCGCCCGACGACGACGCGCTCGTAGCCGTCGGACGCGACGGCGCGTCCAATCGAGAGCGCGAGTTCGGCCGTTACCGCTTCGCCGACAGTGCCGCGGATACCGCTCGTTCCGAACATAGGATGGGCACTCGAGGACGCAGGGATTACTATGGAGTTATTAGGGCGGGGTAGCGTGTGTTCAGAGGCCGCTTCTGCGTGAAGGGTTCGTTCTATTGGTGGTTGCCATAGCGGTAATTGACCTTTCTCATCGATATGAGATTCACTCGACGCTCGGACGCATTCTATTGAATAAGACCAACGCCGCCTCGCGATATCCATCAACCTCAACGAACACATCCATGTGAGACTCTATTGT from Natrinema sp. HArc-T2 encodes:
- the glmM gene encoding phosphoglucosamine mutase, which translates into the protein MFGTSGIRGTVGEAVTAELALSIGRAVASDGYERVVVGRDARESGAVLTDAVTAGLRECGADVLEAGVAPTPTIARAVPRTNADAGIVVTASHNPAPDNGLKLWSASGKAFDPEQLDAIAARVEGDEYDLRPWDGHGSLETLEDATDRHAAALVEAVSIDKPPSVAVDIGNGTGAITACVLSDLGCDVVTLNGQRDGRFPGRPSEPTRETLGDLSALVEATDATVGIAHDGDADRMLAVDETGSFVPKDVLLALFARETATAGDVIAAPIDTSMAVDDALATVGASVSRTRVGDGFVADRATRPDVVFGGEPSGAWIWPDETLCPDGPLAACKLVELVADRGPLSGLVGEIETYPICRTSVKIENKAAVMNQVRDRVRDRYDDVETLDGVYVDADDGWFLLRPSGTEPVVRLTAEARDEFRAEQLEADAVGLLESAIATVSGIRP